The following are encoded in a window of Cervus canadensis isolate Bull #8, Minnesota chromosome 11, ASM1932006v1, whole genome shotgun sequence genomic DNA:
- the LOC122450113 gene encoding olfactory receptor 481-like has product MEIGNHTMVTEFILLGLTEHPTLCSVFFVVFLGIYVATILGNLSIITLIQRSPQLHTPMYLFLSHLAFVDIGYSSSVTPIMIVSFLEVRTTIPVAGCIAQLGSDVIFGTAECFLLAAMAYDRYVAICSPLLYSTHMSPRVCIILLIASYLGGCVNASSFIGCLLSLTFCGPNKINHFFCDLPPLVKLSCSHVYVAEISPAISAGSIIVITLFTIIVSYLYILHSILKMHSTEGRSKAFSTCTSLLTAVTLFYGTVTFVYVIPKSSYSPDHIKVVSVFYTVVIPMLNPLIYSLRNKEVKEAMRKLMTRMHQSF; this is encoded by the coding sequence ATGGAGATTGGAAACCACACAATGGTAACAGAATTCATTCTTTTGGGGTTAACAGAGCATCCTACACTTTGCTCCGTCTTCTTTGTGGTTTTTCTAGGAATCTATGTTGCTACCATATTGGGCAATCTCAGCATAATCACATTAATTCAGAGAAGCCCTCAACTTCACACCCCAATGTATCTATTCCTCAGCCATCTGGCCTTTGTGGACATTGGTTACTCCTCATCAGTCACACCTATTATGATTGTGAGCTTCCTAGAAGTAAGAACTACCATCCCAGTTGCTGGCTGTATAGCTCAGCTTGGATCTGATGTTATCTTTGGAACAGCTGAGTGCTTCCTGTTGGCTGCCATGGCCTATGATCGCTACGTGGCCATCTGTTCCCCACTTCTATACTCTACACACATGTCTCCCAGGGTCTGCATCATCTTACTGATTGCTTCCTACCTGGGAGGATGTGTGAATGCTTCGTCATTTATTGGATGTTTACTGAGCCTGACTTTCTGTGGACCAAATAAAATCAACCATTTCTTCTGTGACCTCCCACCACTAGTGAAGCTCTCTTGTTCCCATGTTTATGTTGCTGAAATATCTCCTGCCATCTCAGCTGGGTCAATCATTGTAATCACACTGTTTACCATAATTGTTTCATATCTATACATCCTCCACTCAATCCTGAAGATGCACTCTACAGAGGGAAGGTCCAAGGCCTTCTCTACTTGCACTTCCCTCCTCACAGCAGTCACTTTGTTTTATGGGACAGTCACATTTGTTTATGTCATACCAAAGTCAAGCTACTCACCTGACCATATTAAAGTGGTATCTGTCTTCTACACAGTGGTGATCCCCATGTTGAACCCTCTGATCTACAGTCTGAGGAACAAAGAGGTGAAAGAGGCCATGAGAAAACTGATGACTAGAATGCATCAGTCATTTTGA